The Branchiostoma lanceolatum isolate klBraLanc5 chromosome 10, klBraLanc5.hap2, whole genome shotgun sequence genome has a window encoding:
- the LOC136444126 gene encoding uncharacterized protein: protein MSWLRYGSDASLWREFDRTFCHGGSSGWRENFSVVCSREVSVSSDYAVLPSSLPSCTRSMPSTQRFVNTIPGAWGAQTQFLRDLSVNNGTDGTLRDAVTGVHQGTSVTVVKSGAQPFCSSNCDREEQEATRVSSETKIERMSTLEQGETSQNYRRILVKAPKGTVKEMVLPRALDIDRPKRARTAFTADQLKNLERAFHDSQYVVGQDRTELARQLRLTETQVKVWFQNRRTKYKREKAREAEKTQANSETLAALNIWKLLQTAPPSDALPSVHTLARSQSSEVRDLGRREQPVRNVCASRIDGNYGPTCPDAGWQPLVYQDIHPRAAIPPTWPNFSLLSRQNYDNH, encoded by the exons ATGAGTTGGCTGAGGTACGGTAGCGACGCGTCGTTATGGCGGGAATTTGACAGAACTTTCTGTCACGGTGGTAGCAGCGGGTGGCGCGAAAACTTCAGCGTCGTCTGCAGTCGCGAAGTTTCCGTAAGTAGCGACTATGCCGTCCTGCCATCAAGTCTTCCATCTTGTACACGCAGCATGCCGTCTACACAACGTTTCGTCAACACTATACCAGGGGCATGGGGCGCACAGACACAGTTCTTGAGAGATTTGTCTGTGAACAACGGAACAGATGGGACACTTAGGGACGCGGTGACAGGGGTGCACCAGGGGACATCTGTCACCGTGGTAAAGTCAGGAGCACAACCGTTTTGTTCTTCAaattgtgacagagaagaacaAGAAGCTACCAGAGTATCTTCCGAGACGAAAATAGAAAGAATGTCGACTTTAGAACAGGGAGAAACTTCTCAGAACTACAGGAGAATACTCGTAAAAG CGCCAAAAGGTACGGTCAAAGAGATGGTCCTGCCCCGGGCACTGGACATCGACCGGCCGAAGCGAGCACGGACAGCCTTCACCGCTGACCAACTGAAAAACCTGGAAAGGGCCTTCCATGACAGTCAATACGTGGTGGGTCAAGATAGGACAGAGTTAGCCAGGCAACTGCGACTTACGGAAACACAG GTCAAGGTGTGGTTCCAGAACCGGAGGACAAAATACAAGCGTGAAAAGGCACGGGAAGCCGAGAAAACACAAGCCAACTCCGAAACCCTGGCCGCGCTCAACATTTGGAAACTCCTGCAAACGGCGCCGCCTAGCGACGCTCTACCGTCAGTACATACTCTCGCGAGATCTCAGTCGTCGGAGGTGCGAGATCTGGGAAGACGAGAGCAACCTGTCAGAAACGTGTGCGCCTCACGGATAGATGGAAATTATGGTCCTACGTGTCCTGATGCGGGTTGGCAGCCGTTGGTATATCAAGACATCCATCCAAGAGCAGCTATTCCTCCGACTTGGCCGAATTTCTCTCTGCTCTCCAGACAAAACTACGACAATCATTaa